The DNA region CACCTTGCTGATGACGTAGGGCAGATCACGGCGGGACACCTTCATGGAGCTCTTGCAGCGGGCGAGGTGGTCAAGCTCCTCTGCCGACAGACCAACACGGACTTCACCCTCAATCACTCCGACTGTGGCTGGAGTGGCTCCCTCAGCTCTCACAATGGCCTCCACCTCCTTTGCTGTTCTGCATGAACACATTAACGGCACTCATTATCAGTGATTAAAATTAGCTGTTGGTATCAAGAGTCTATTGGAGGTTAAATGAGGGTACCTCAGGTTGTGTGGATAGGGCATGCCATGTGTGATAATAGTGCTCTCGAGTGCGACCActggtttgttttctgccaGCGCCTGTGATACAGATGGATGAACTCTAAAGAGGCTGTCTAAGAGAAGAGGTCATAGTtcacaaatcatcatcattattattattaatttgttaCAAATTGTGTTAACGTTATACTTTGAAATTTACCATTTTTGCTCAGTCTGCTCTGATAAGTTGTGACGCCTCTTCTCACGATAAGTGCAGCGGCTCTCTTCAGCATCCTCATTCTGCTCAGATTTTGAGGGAAACCCTGAAAACATGAagagtttttacatttcagagtgaGAAACTGTGTCAGCTGATGCTCTTCTATCCAATCAACTTGTGCCATTCAAGGTTCTGTTGCAGCCTGATGCTTGCAGATTGCTCTACCAAAGGGTCTCCCTTCCAGTGTTCCTCAGGCAAGCACTGGTTGGTAATTTAGGATGtgattttttatattattttttatgtgtaaGCAACAGTTTTGTAGGTGACTTTGATCTTTTGAGTCTAGAAAGAAGactaagagagagagtgggacTCCTTTCCAGCATACAGTCAAAATTACAGTCCAACAACATTAATTTACACGTGAAACGTCACAATGTCTCAATCAAAGCTtaattttcactgtttttcagaATGAATTGCAAACAAGAATGCACTAAAGAGACTACAGGATTGATTTTATTCCTAAATATACTTCctgcagaaaacatttcataacaTACGGTGCATCTAACTTAAAGTTTATAGTAGACCAATCTTTAAGAAAGAACTGTAGAGGTCACATACGATGTGCTTGTCAAAATCGAAACATTACCTCAGCTTCTTGAAGTAAAAATCAAATAGGCTCCCCAGTTGCATCACaccctgcagtgtgttttctgtcactgcaAGGCACAAGTCCAGCTCAACCATTGAGAGGATTTTCTTTGCCCCAGTTAGTTGGGACAAACTCCCACCGccctcccccccttttttgGGGCCACTCTCAGAAACTGACACTCACATTCCTGAGCTGGAGTCTGTATTGTTATCTGTTTTTCCCACTTCAGTGCATTTATACACCAAAGACTGTTAGCTGAAATGTATTACATTGTCAGTAGCTTATCTGTCTTTAATCTAATGCCTCATCAATGACTGAGTGGATCAGAgacacatcaacaaacacacaaagtacaatTGAAACACATCTGAAAAGCTGCATCAATCTAAAGGAGTTATCAACATGAACTAATTTCTAGAAAAACATGCTCAGTGCAGCAGGAGGGAGACAGTTGACCTGTAGTAGAAATATTGACTATTTAATCAAAACATCCAGTGCTTTGAGATATTAAAAAGCACATAGCACATTACATTCAATGAGCTCCATTATAAAGAAAGAAGAGTGTCCCAGTGCTTACCTTCTGTAGTTCAACAAAAATGCTAGAAACTTTGCCCAGAAGGCTGAACTTTGACCCACACACTGTTTACACAGCCCACAAGCATCAACCACAGATCTCTGCGGTCTGAACTACTCTGGGATTCTCTCCTGAGTGAAAGCAAGTGATATTTAACATTAATGCAACATGCAAAAATACTGCAGAATGGATATGAAGACAAGCAGATACAtggtaaaatacaaaaacaaaaccattaaaGAAACCATGAATGTATACAAAGTGTCCAcgtatttcctttcttttagaTTCACACTGAAATCTGGTAACTGGTTGGAGAGAAGTTACACATACAGATTCATTCAAGTCTTCTACAACCAATATGTTTTACATCATGCTCCAGTAAGAGTTTTTAATATCTGTTGATATCTGCTGGTGATTTCTCTTCTCCAGATTTCTGTTGCTCCCATGATGTCGTCATAACTGATGGACTGCTATAGTTTCACAGAACAGTGGATTAGATAGAGTTGAACTCAGCTGAGGTGAGTTAAATCCTGTTTTATCTCCAGCGAAATCACTTTCTTATGTATTTACATGACTGATGACTCCGGTTGAGTCAGGTACACAATATGCATTGAggtttgtggttgtttttgcaTCGTCAGAGCTGCTGATGTCTCCTCAGCCTCCAAATCTGAGCTTTCCAGTAATTCATCTTCAAACCACGGTGGATGCTCCAGCTGATACACATGAAAAGCCTCTATGGCATCCCGCAGGGCTCTACCCGAGGGACAGTGGTAGTACTCGTCCTCTGAAAGCCCTTCAATGTGATTCACTCTGCCCGGTTCGTGTTTCTCAGTGTCCAGGATCCTGAAAAAGAGCTCCTCAAACTGTTTCATCAGTTTGTATCGCACTGTGATGTTGAAAGGTGAAGGAACATCTTCTTCAGAACAAACATCGTCAAAGTAAGCCACTATGTACTTTTCAAACGACGCGGATCGGATAAAATGGGGGACCATGAGGCTGAGGGCTGGACTGAGCATGTCACCTACAGGTGAGAGGGTGTCCTCTCTCAGAAAAACCTGTTTGTCACCACACATGGCTCTCCATTTAGCTTGTACTCCTCGTGAGCACAGGATTAGTATTTTATCTGAAGAGCTTTCTATTTGTTCTCTGTGCCAGTCCAACCACTGGATGCTTCCCAACACTCCCAGTCTTGTAGAGTCCATCAGATCCAGGACCACTTCAGTGCCACATTTGGTCGCCAGGAAGGCACAAAGCTTGagaacaatgtttttatataaaggGTGGTCGAGAGAGTAGATGACGAggactctttttctctctcgcaCTTGAAAACCTTCTGGTTGCTCTTTGGCAGCAGATGAGGATGTGTTCACAGGATCTGAGAGAAGAGTGATGTCCATTGATTAATTATCAATTCAAGCTGTGTTTTCTATTCAATACAGTGCATTTATAAGAAGGCAAACCTTTGTGAGATGTTCTCCACAGTAAATAAGCGAGACAACCACCAATGAGAAACAGCCCCACAATTGCCTTTATAATTACAGTACGTGGTGGATAATctaaagacaaaaaggaaagaaaacatatgATTCACTGAATGCCTTTACAAATACAAAGAGGTGAATTCAGATATTATTACACCAACCTCCCCAACCTGGAGGTCCGTCTACATGAATCTGAGGGGCTCGCAAGATGATTAATGGgataggaaagaagaaaaaaaataaccttCTGCTACATagctttgcattcatttttggtATTTTCTCACCGCTTTGGGTCTCAAACATTTATCTACCATATTGTATATATGTCAAGAATATTACTTACACGGGCAGTAATCGATTATTTTCTCGGGTCGCCAACAGTCATTCTGGCATCGAATAAAAAAAGGCTGAATCTTTAAAACAAGCAGAGTAATGTGAGATTTCTTTATTAACTGTCAGGGATGGGACattaaattgaaattaaaattgaaCCTACcattaacaacatttcacattgtGAGAGCTGCCACAAACCCAACTCAAATGTCACATTCAGCGATGTTCTGTTTTCCTATTTGTTCAAGGAAATGgcaaagtgagaaaatgcatttaaatatcATGTGTGCACTCTAAACAAGCAGTAAATCATACGATGGCAGTCTCACCACAAATTCAGTATAATTACCTTTGAGACATTCTTTGAGTAATGGAAACCATGACTCTGGATGGACACTTGGTATCCCTCCGAGTACTGTGCTGCCTCAAAACCCACAACAATGGATAACTTTCTATGTTCCTTATCCACAGACACATCAGCGGTCATGTGAGGATCCCAAAAACTACCTGTAATAAGAAACGTAGAGTGCCTAGATGGTCCTGGCTCTCTAACAGTAGTCCATTCAAACTCTTGAGatgtaaataactaaataaatttACCATTTTCCAGACACATTCGGGCCTTCTGGATTCTCCTGTCATCACATCCTGGTCATGACAATAAATATTACAAGAAGCTGATTAGGAGGTTTTAAAGTTTGTATTGTATTAGATGTACAAGAAGAATCAAAGCACTGAGTGAATTGTGGTAATCATCCCATAAGACTCAGACGCTCTTCAGATGCaacaaattataattttttGTATGACAAAGTGGGATAAGAAAagttaggtttttttttgtcacaatatATATTAAACTGATCCTTTCCTGGGATTGTTTATCTCGGCTATACACACATTACTACTTCCTGAGAAGGCTAGATTCAAGAGCACAAATATTCTCACATTGCTTATCTTAATGGTGGTAATGATCCCTGAGACATCTTCTGTCATAATCACACGATGTAGTCATACATGAACACAATAACATAGAATCAATATAACTTGTAACCTTTAacttatatataatagtatatataaaataatacatgtcTCCCTGCTTTTTCATGCAGATTTCAGGGATCTGGGTATGGAGGTAACTCACCTGGGATGGTAATTTGCTTTGTAATCCGGTCTCCATTCTCAGGTTCTGGCAAATTAAAAACTGACACCACATATGAATGCCCAGGCTCCACCACAACTCCATCCAAGGAAAATGTCCactaataaagaaaagaaattgtaGGTGTCTAATCTGTAACATCTATATTGCTTGCCACTGTTACGGCAAAAGTATGTTACAATCTTACCTTTGTATATTCTGGAGTCAATGTTTGGTTGAGTTTGTAAgaaaactgcacacacatactttgATGTGTACTTTCATCCAGAATATTTATCTCTGATCCATGAAGCTTCAATACGCCTGCTGTGAAtggaagagagtgtgtgttttatgtgaatgtTTTCTCTAAAATGTGAGTAAGTGACAATACTTTATTTTCAAAACCAGATTTTAGCATTACTTACCATCAGCCTTTATTTTCCACGTCACATTCATAACAGAAACAGGCCCATATTTGTCCATCAAGACTCCCACATCCTCACGATCCCATACTGGGCCGATTGGAGCAAGTTGTGCGACCATGCGTTTCTCTGAGCAGTTATCTGACATTTAGGGAACAgtgtatatattataatgttGTGAATATATTCAACGCATGTGCACAAATCATTGCACCGTGCAAAGAATAACACCAAATCCATGTAATGTTTGGAAGGAAAACAGTCAAATGTAAAGATATTGATGAAATATTTCCACCCTCAACATGTTAGTTTTGAACTTTAATCCACTGATTTGACAAATAAGATACTTACTAATTTTACAATTGTCAAgaccctggaaaaaaaacacaagataagAGTGACTTCATGAATCCAGGACTATAATATTTATAAGATTgcttgtatatttatatattaaattgATAAATAGACTTAATCCTCACCCGTTGGTTGCAGTTCAGACGCTTGTCCAGAGTCCTAAGAGAAGACGACGCTGTGAGTCCAGcagtcaaacaaaaacagaaaaacggATCATGGATCAATCTGGTGCAGCTCCACAACACATGTGTAAAAGCTTTAACAACTACTGAGTACACAAGAACAATAATCAACTCCATTTGGAAAAGACGGTTCAATATTTTGCttgaacaaacacagaaagggCTCACAGTGATCTGATCTCAACCAATGTGATCAGTTTCATGTTTATCAGGCGCTGACGTCTCGACACACAGGAAGGAAGCTCTTATCAAATGTGGTTTGTAGTTTCCATTCTCAAGCAGAGCATTGCAGGGGAAACATTGCTCTCTTAATCTACACAGAGAAATAGAAGTTAGTTTGTCCTTGTACACTGTAGCTTGATGCCAACTGCAAACCAATATGTCAAAACATTAAACAGTAACTAGGGGGCAGCAGTGACCAAATATACAGTGGTAAATTCCCTGTTTATTCATAAACTACTTTTTGGGGgacatgtttgtctttattaGACAGCAAACAGTAGAAAGTTGACAGGCAATTAGAAAAGAGACACATGCAACAAAAGTCCCTTGAACATGGGATGATGTGATATCAAAATCAGTGTCTaagaaagtaactaagtacatttactcaagtactatgcttaagtacaattttgagtaCTTGTACTTgggtatttctattttatgctacattatacttctactccaatACATTTCTGAGGGCAATATTGTACTTCTTactacatgtatttgacagctgtagttaccagttactttgcagattcagattattaatacaaaattaTTAAAGATTAAGCAACCTGGTATATACATTGGTTAGAATCAGCCCCacttttaccagctgcaacattaaagtgatgcttacacataaatattaaaacatcaataattataatccaataatacaCTTTATTCTGAACGGGTTCATTCTGcattttacttttggtactttaggtatattttgatgataatacttatttactgtacttttactcaagtaaatgttttaatgcaggGCTTTCACCTgtagcagagtatttctacactgttgtattgctacttttacttaaaagtaaaatatctgaacaCTCCTTCCACCACTAGAGGCAGACAGGACACCTCTTAAACCACATTTTAACATCCAGCCTGACCTCACGTAGCCCTCAAGCAACATCACCAAAATATACAGATAACAGAACATCTCCAGTCCAGAGGATAAACACATGAAGGCCAGGATTATGACCACTAAACCTTCAGATATTCACTGCTTGGTTACCAGGGATTATATTCTATAGGACAAAAATGTGGCCGTGGCTATGTGTTCATTCCTGTCGCTTTGTCTCACTGTTACCGTGACTCCTACTGGACATTGAGCTCAACTGTATCACTTTACataacacaaagacagacagtcaTGTGCCACCGAAATCTGACCAGAATAGACTGGAGAGGTTGTATCTGATCTctcctgtgtgtgagagtggtgTCACAGCATATTGTGATTCAGAAGCCATGTTGCCACACCTAGATCCAAatctaaaaatacacttttattcaGTACACATACCGTCGGCTGTGATGTGACGTGTTGTGTTCAGGATCTGGCCAACAGGATTTAGCATTTCTAAGTAGTAGATAAACAactaataaatggtttataacacattatagCACGCTATAATTTAGCTGTGATCAgatgcaagaacattttttgtgtttatctgtgttgtCGACAATTATAACTCCATAACGCCATAACAGTGGCTAAAACTAGTGTTCATTTAATTAATGCTGTATGCTCTTACTATGAtgatgttttgtcagttttctttCTACCGTATGTGTTGTTCGTGTTTTTAACATCAACCTGCCCAGGGACTGCAagttaaatacagtacttgttTTACATAGAgtactttggtgatcccctgacttttcatctaccACCATCATCTTGTTAAACTTTTAACTTAAccaattctgtgtttttgaccaatacctgcaaaactacggacattcccatcagcctcagctttactttgtgtttagtgctaattagcaaatattagcatgctaacacactaaactaagatagtaaacgtggtaaacattatacctgctaaatgattttagcctttagctcaaagcaccgctgtgcccaagtacagcctcgCATGATGAacgtggctgtagacttttagtcATAGAGAATAAAACAACTGTATCAAAAAGCTTCAAGATCAACTTCAACCTATCAATTTTAAAAACTGACTTTAAAAGGCACCTTTAAAACAACTGGTCACTGCCAGAACATCCCATGACACAAATTTAAAAAGCGAACACGCTCAGGGCACCTGTTATCTGCAGAGAGGATAACTCAGCTGTCAGTTAGGTGAGGGACATGTGAAGTGTGCTCTTGTGTAATGCTATCACATGAAATAAATGGGTCACGGGTTGAGGGCAAATGAAAAAGGGTTGCATTGTGATGCAGCAATTGTCAGGTGGACAAGGGGTCTATTTTAGAGAGCCATTCACATGAGACTTTGAATACATAAATCTTTGACTAATATCCATaaagtgctttttgttttcctgacgCACCATTGTTCCTGCCCTCGCCGATTTCCTCTCACCTTCAAGGTAAGACTCATATCAAATAATCAACCTATGCTATTtattacaagaaaataaaagtcaagCAGATTTATTATAGACATTAAAGGGGGGATTTAACTTGGCATTGCAAGATTAAGAGACCTCTTctcctgctgtgacagcagctgGGTATCTAAGTACCCGTCTCTACAGCTGTATGTTTTTCTGAGTAAAGTTGAGTTTGACTTTATTGTAGGAAGTAGTGAAGACTGCATATCTGCATGCCCCTGACACGGCTACTGCGTTTGGTATTTATGTGAAGGAATCCCTGCTATGTCGCTACTTCTGTCAAGGTCTTAAAACAACTTTTCGAACGTGGCTCTCGGGGTTTGACTTCTACGACACCTCAAGAGTCTGGATGATCTCTTGATCCTCTAAGTGAAGAAATGTAACCTGAGGCTCAAACTGCCTGCCAAAGTATTGGCGGCTGGTAACAGCACGCTTGACCCATCGTTGTAGCCGAAAAGCTAGTGTGATAAGTGATGATGGCTCGCTAGTATGAACTGGCAACCTCCTGGGTGGAGGGACAAGGCTACAGGCTTCCTAAAATTGTCGGCTGCTTTGCTTGTTTACCTTGACTTTCGCACCCTGTCCGACTGGCTTAACTTAAATTGGATATATTACAGTGTTGTGTCAGCAGCATTGACATGCTTTCATCCTTCTGTAACACctacatgtatttattaatatttaatgccATGGATTAATTAACTAAAAATACGAAGCAATGTAGTTAAACTAATGCTACAAAGAGAAGAccaaagaaagtgagagaaagaggcagagaaggggGTATGACAAAAGAGATTACAGCTCATTTTCCCTTTAGTCATAATCTGGAACTTTATGCTTGGACGATAGATACATGCAATTAACAACCtagtaaaatagaaaatgagaagTGTTGTGGATCCTAAAGGATTGGGACtgagaactttttttttcttaaataactTTCTTTTAAAGTGTTCCTCTCTTGGCTTCCAAACCTTTCTGCTGCTTGGCTTTCCTTGGCACaagccacagcagctgctgggaCAAAGCAAAGTATGGTGGCAATGTGGCCAAATATAGCTGTGAAGCCAGCTCCTCATCAGCTCTTATAACAATAGGAAGGATTATCTGGTCCTGGAAGAGTACTGAAATGTGCCTGAAAGCCCCCGAGGACAATTACACTAAATAATTGTAAATACTGGTAACTGGTTAGATTCATCAAACATATTACCTGTACCGTAATACTCTGAGTATGTAATTACAATTATTTATACAAGTCTGTAAATATGgattacagtatgtgttaaaAATATGTGCAATGCagttaaaatgataaaataaaataaaaacattgtttctgCTCCAAAGGTATTGTAAGCTGCAGACATGTCTGAGGGGTGAGTATTAGTCTCTAAAAAGGTAGCCACAATTCTGTACACTATTAGTATGTTAAATGAtaacaaatacatatattttgtcttcttttcttgtCACATGTTGATGAAGACCGGTGAGTAAATTATTAATTAGTCATCAATATAGATTCAGAATGATGCATTTTATgcttaaaaagacatttgaaaaaatacattaatgacTCTACTTGATGTAAAAAGTATTCTTATCTTTCTGACAGAGAAAGCCAAAATATTCAGCAACACGCCGACTGCATTTGAAGGTAGGTCTTATAGACCTTTAGGCCATATGTGAACAGTATTTAATAGAATGCCACATGATCTAAGACCGCTTATTAACGCCTTACTATCTTACAGTCCAAACTGCTGAAGAAGGCAGCTTCTATGCTGGTGGCTGAAAGTGAGGAGAAGAAACACGAGAAGGAAAGAGTTGTGAACGAGTGCTTCCCTCCGCTGAAGCTGTCAGGTCTGTCAGTCCAGGATCTCCAGGTACTGACGCAGCAAATCATGCCGATTCAGTCATTATCATTCTACATCATCTCGAcagctttcttttcctttacagGAGCTTTGCAAAGAACTACATCGTAAGATTGACGTTGTAGATGAAGCACGTTATGATATGGAGGTTAAGGTAGACAAAAATGAGAAAGAGGTAcagtaaaactgaaacaaataaCAGTTCATACATTTACTGACCTATCAGGATGTTGTGtggttattgttttttgttaaactgTGATGTTTGCTGCACAGTTAAAGACACTGAGTCAGAAGATCACTGAGCTAAAGGGGGTAAAGAGGCCAAACTTGAAGAGGGTGAAGAAAACTACAGACGACATGCTGGGTGCATGTACCGACAACACCAAACTCATGAAGGCTGATTTCAAGGCCAACCTAAAGACAGTGAAGAAGGAGGATGAAAAGGTAAAGTTGGTGGCTGAGACAATCGTCCACAGAACTACATCAAAACGTAGATTACAATCTCTATCTCTATCTttgcagagggaggaagtgacTGACTGGCGTAAGAACGTGGAGGCCATGTCTGGTATGGAGGGCAGAAAGAAGCTGTTTAATGCAGGGCAATAAGAAGGTGCTTGTCTTTGAAATGAAGTTGCCTTAAGTTTGCAATGTTCAAGtccaattgttttttttttattaaatcccTCTGTTCATCTTTATTTCAGAATCATTGTGCAAAGTCAAGAGGCTTTCCATTACAGGATGAAATAAAACTGGTTTTGTAAAGAATGATGTCAACCACAGGCGTCAGGTTTTAGATTATACtgtattaaaatacatttaatcttGCTTGTAAACATTTATGTAAAGATGTTTGTAATATGCCATGAATGTAATAGTATAAATGGTATAGTATACAGTACCCTTTGCATATTGAAATTGTGCTTAAGAAAAGGATGATTAGCTTTATGAGTTTGTCTTTTAAAGTGCAGTATTTATATTATACAGATGATGGCGCTGTCGCACTATCTGTAATACATGTGATTCTGATTAAACAACCATGACGACTTTTCTGCTTGGTTTCTTTGGTTTGTTCAGATTTccagattacatttttgtttcaatCTATCCGATAACaagaataatcaataataatgatgttttCAATTCACAGACGTTACAGATGTTAATCACTGGGGTCAAGGTTGTCCTAACATCCTGTACTCCCAGTGCTGAGCAGGGGGAGTATAGTGGTTAACCTGGTGTTGGGGGATGCCATGTAAGTGTagtgatatacagtatactggCTGTCAGGACACAGGAGGCTATTTTAGTTGGCCACTCACAGA from Enoplosus armatus isolate fEnoArm2 chromosome 6, fEnoArm2.hap1, whole genome shotgun sequence includes:
- the LOC139286296 gene encoding LOW QUALITY PROTEIN: interleukin-17 receptor A (The sequence of the model RefSeq protein was modified relative to this genomic sequence to represent the inferred CDS: inserted 1 base in 1 codon; substituted 1 base at 1 genomic stop codon), which encodes MKLITLVEIRSLLIHDPFFCFCLTAGLTASSSLRTLDKRLNCNQRGLDNCKINNCSEKRMVAQLAPIGPVWDREDVGVLMDKYGPVSVMNVTWKIKADAGVLKLHGSEINILDESTHQSMCVQFSYKLNQTLTPEYTKWTFSLDGVVVEPGHSYVVSVFNLPEPENGDRITKQITIPGCDDRRIQKARMCLENGSFWDPHMTADVSVDKEHRKLSIVVGFEAAQYSEGYQVSIQSHGFHYSKNVSKENRTSLNVTFELGLWQLSQCEMLLMIQPFFIRCQNDCWRPEKIIDYCPYYPPRTVIIKAIVGLFLIGGCLAYLLWRTSHKDPVNTSSSAAKEQPEGFQVRERKRVLVIYSLDHPLYKNIVLKLCAFLATKCGTEVVLDLMDSTRLGVLGSIQWLDWHREQIESSSDKILILCSRGVQAKWRAMCGDKQVFLREDTLSPVGDMLSPALSLMVPHFIRSASFEKYIVAYFDDVCSEEDVPSPFNITVRYKLMKQFEELFFRILDTEKHEPGRVNHIEGLSEDEYYHCPSGRALRDAIEAFHVYQLEHPPWFEDELLESSDLEAEETSAXSDDAKTTTNLNAYCVPDSTGVISHVNTXESDFAGDKTGFNSPQLSSTLSNPLFCETIAVHQL
- the LOC139286279 gene encoding troponin I, fast skeletal muscle-like; this translates as MLVAESEEKKHEKERVVNECFPPLKLSGLSVQDLQELCKELHRKIDVVDEARYDMEVKVDKNEKELKTLSQKITELKGVKRPNLKRVKKTTDDMLGACTDNTKLMKADFKANLKTVKKEDEKREEVTDWRKNVEAMSGMEGRKKLFNAGQ